The Streptomyces cynarae genome contains a region encoding:
- a CDS encoding DUF6421 family protein produces the protein MTEILVQVGSEERVPPQDRVVDHPAWPVLKDAVEQIRPWQAKDGSIDFDAEGAPERAEAGAAVGRAVQAVEELSRLLPHDAAYHEALVKDLRRWADEGFQVPDFLDSLLAFQPAARREDGLQHLVVFPMYTQNGNPNRNLEAVVLRMVWPDWLAELERTRYDNPLFCGIKFEDFTAGYDTNSAVLFPETIAVREAPERFSWGGIFCDREAARFRRVTAAAVDILGLELPEDIAAMVHDQKRCEEAFVLWDMVHDRTHSHGDLPFDPFMIKQRQPFWMYGLEELRCDLTAFKEAVKLQADGVPQARDVQYAVLFDRMFRFPVTGERVRNYDGLGGQLLFAYLHKHDVVRWTDNKLSIDWERAPQVTNQLCAEIEKLYKDGIDRPKLVHWFAGYELVSTYLAPHPASKWAKGPDALDLTQPPRKLVDDVLPDEFPLSMFYEALQKKLKNVIASTKGITAQAAERVAA, from the coding sequence ATGACGGAAATTCTTGTGCAGGTGGGTTCGGAGGAGCGGGTTCCTCCGCAGGACAGGGTGGTGGACCACCCCGCTTGGCCCGTGCTCAAGGATGCCGTGGAGCAGATCCGGCCATGGCAGGCCAAGGACGGATCGATCGACTTCGACGCCGAGGGCGCACCGGAGCGTGCGGAGGCGGGGGCCGCCGTGGGCCGTGCGGTACAGGCCGTGGAGGAGCTCTCCCGGCTGCTGCCGCACGACGCCGCCTACCACGAGGCGCTCGTGAAGGACCTGCGTCGGTGGGCCGACGAGGGCTTCCAGGTGCCCGACTTCCTGGACTCGCTGCTGGCCTTCCAGCCTGCCGCCAGGCGCGAGGACGGCCTCCAGCACCTGGTCGTCTTCCCGATGTACACGCAGAACGGCAACCCGAACCGCAACCTCGAAGCGGTCGTGCTGCGCATGGTCTGGCCCGACTGGCTGGCCGAGCTGGAGCGCACCCGATACGACAACCCGCTGTTCTGCGGCATCAAGTTCGAGGACTTCACGGCGGGCTACGACACCAACTCCGCCGTACTGTTCCCGGAGACCATCGCCGTGCGCGAGGCGCCGGAACGATTCTCCTGGGGCGGCATCTTCTGCGACCGCGAGGCCGCCCGCTTCCGCCGCGTGACCGCGGCCGCCGTCGACATCCTGGGCCTCGAGCTGCCCGAGGACATCGCCGCGATGGTCCACGACCAGAAGCGCTGCGAAGAGGCCTTCGTGCTCTGGGACATGGTCCACGACCGCACCCACAGCCACGGCGACCTGCCGTTCGACCCGTTCATGATCAAGCAGCGCCAGCCGTTCTGGATGTACGGCCTCGAGGAGCTGCGCTGTGACCTCACCGCCTTCAAGGAGGCCGTGAAGCTCCAGGCCGACGGTGTGCCCCAGGCCCGTGACGTGCAGTACGCGGTGCTGTTCGACCGCATGTTCCGCTTCCCGGTCACCGGCGAGCGCGTGCGCAACTACGACGGCCTCGGCGGACAGCTGCTCTTCGCCTACCTGCACAAGCACGACGTCGTCCGCTGGACCGACAACAAGCTGTCGATCGACTGGGAGCGCGCGCCGCAGGTCACCAACCAGCTGTGCGCAGAGATCGAGAAGCTGTACAAGGACGGCATCGACCGCCCCAAGCTCGTGCACTGGTTCGCCGGATACGAGCTGGTCTCCACCTACCTCGCCCCGCACCCGGCCTCCAAGTGGGCCAAGGGCCCCGATGCCCTCGATCTGACGCAGCCACCGCGTAAGCTCGTGGACGACGTGCTTCCGGACGAGTTTCCGCTGAGCATGTTCTATGAGGCGTTGCAGAAGAAGCTCAAGAACGTGATCGCCTCGACCAAGGGCATCACGGCTCAGGCGGCCGAGCGGGTCGCCGCGTGA